In Gigantopelta aegis isolate Gae_Host chromosome 6, Gae_host_genome, whole genome shotgun sequence, the following are encoded in one genomic region:
- the LOC121373904 gene encoding uncharacterized protein LOC121373904 — MNILLGAQRFVLYNYSVTPEVSLVLSGYVKEGLLELVQWDIPVKDIHYFGQNVIINDCLYKHLHVSRYLAYSDVDELIMPQKHKTWMALIQSVRKRTPNVGSIAFRNTFFGTNGNWRMDTKGYNQSKEARLYRVTPLLRVWRDKKILPAFSRTKQIVIPERVRSVRIHLVDKHMYRKQFEAYVVSPKDGLLYHYRWVSGVKEKIKDDRLRTYSDMLLSSVKRRHFQFVTGKKV; from the coding sequence ATGAACATACTTCTAGGCGCTCAGAGATTCGTTTTATACAACTACAGTGTGACACCGGAAGTGAGCCTCGTTCTCAGTGGATATGTAAAAGAGGGTCTTCTTGAACTCGTGCAGTGGGATATACCTGTAAAAGATATTCATTATTTCGGCCAGAATGTTATAATCAATGACTGCTTATACAAGCATCTTCACGTGTCGCGGTATCTGGCGTACTCGGACGTGGATGAACTAATTATGCCCCAAAAACATAAAACCTGGATGGCTTTGATACAGAGTGTTCGTAAACGTACTCCAAATGTTGGGTCTATTGCGTTTAGGAACACCTTCTTTGGCACAAATGGAAATTGGCGGATGGACACTAAAGGATATAACCAGTCGAAAGAGGCGCGGCTGTATCGTGTAACTCCTCTTCTTCGTGTTTGGAGAGACAAAAAAATATTGCCTGCATTTTCAAGAACCAAGCAAATTGTGATTCCAGAAAGGGTTCGGTCTGTGAGGATTCATTTAGTTGACAAACATATGTACAGAAAACAGTTTGAGGCGTACGTGGTGTCTCCCAAGGACGGATTATTGTACCACTATCGCTGGGTGTCTGGGGTGAAAGAGAAAATCAAAGATGACAGACTTAGAACGTACAGCGATATGTTGTTAAGTAGTGTTAAAAGGAGACATTTCCAGTTTGTAACCGGCAAGAAAGTCTAA